A single Dermacentor albipictus isolate Rhodes 1998 colony chromosome 3, USDA_Dalb.pri_finalv2, whole genome shotgun sequence DNA region contains:
- the Coq2 gene encoding 4-hydroxybenzoate polyprenyltransferase, mitochondrial yields the protein MSAAVFGKRASRVFACFLHARACCSHLKSTAPVLCLVSNRVSFTSTDRFGARCKSSSRIDAPQSLGVHKAFTVHRTFPERLVQAAPDTLRPYLRLMRLDKPIGTWLVMLPGAWSIGLAADPGCLPDLKLLAMYAAGALLMRGAGCTINDMWDRDIDRKVERTKNRPLASGELSMFDALVFTGGQLALSTLILLQLNWYTIVLGASSITLVTLYPIMKRVTYWPQVMLGLTINWGALMGWAAIKGSCDWSAVLPLYAAAMSWTLIYDTIYAHQDKHDDALIGMKSTALKFGDKTKRYLWVFSASMVGNLVLAGLASGQSWPFYLATAATGAHLARQIHTLNVDDPGDCAKKFVSNRQIGFLVFLGIVCGNLFK from the exons ATGAGTGCCGCGGTGTTTGGGAAGCGCGCCAGCAGGGTTTTCGCGTGTTTTTTGCACGCCCGTGCCTGCTGCTCTCATCTGAAGTCAACGGCCCCAGTGTTGTGCTTAGTTTCTAATCGTGTAAGTTTCACCTCGACGGACCGTTTTGGTGCGAGATGCAAGTCTTCCAGCAGAATAGACGCACCGCAGTCTTTGGGCGTTCACAAAGCTTTCACCGTTCACCGCACGTTTCCTGAACGACTCGTCCAAGCGGCGCCAGATACGTTGCGGCCTTACTTACGACTCATGCGCTTGGACAAACCGATCG GAACCTGGCTGGTGATGTTGCCAGGGGCGTGGAGCATTGGTCTAGCAGCAGACCCGGGCTGTCTACCCGATCTTAAGCTTCTAGCTATGTATGCTGCTGGAGCACTGCTGATGAGAGGTGCCGGTTGCACTATAAATGACATGTGGGACCGAGACATAGACAGAAAG GTGGAGCGAACTAAAAATCGACCTCTTGCAAGTGGTGAACTATCAATGTTCGATGCCCTTGTCTTTACTGGTGGCCAGCTTGCTTTGTCGACGCTCATACTGTTGCAGCTAAACTGGTACAC CATAGTCCTTGGGGCAAGTTCTATTACTCTGGTCACGTTGTATCCCATCATGAAGAGGGTAACTTATTGGCCACAAGTCATGTTGG GTCTGACGATCAACTGGGGTGCTCTTATGGGCTGGGCAGCAATTAAAGGTTCGTGTGATTGGTCAGCAGTCCTTCCCCTCTATGCTGCAGCTATGTCTTGGACACTCATCTATGACACAATCTACGCGCATCAG GACAAACATGATGATGCTCTTATTGGAATGAAATCTACTGCCCTCAAGTTTGGTGACAAAACAAAGAGATATCTGTGGGTGTTCTCTGCAAGTATGGTTGGCAACCTGGTTCTGGCTGGCTTGGCTTCAGGGCAATCCTGGCCTTTTTACCTTGCTACTGCAGCAACGGGAGCACACCTTGCTCGCCAG ATCCACACGCTCAACGTGGACGACCCCGGTGACTGCGCCAAGAAATTTGTTTCTAATCGACAGATAGGCTTTCTGGTCTTTCTAGGCATTGTTTGTGGCAACCTGTTTAAGTAA